The Ahaetulla prasina isolate Xishuangbanna chromosome 3, ASM2864084v1, whole genome shotgun sequence genome window below encodes:
- the LOC131194182 gene encoding proto-oncogene Mas-like: MEQLFNYSEGNASNQSLVGFSPVIQGIREIQNEFQIPLSPESGSEVVELPISTTGIAPNVSKIPEIFSSSYDQLFDNLTQNLLNGFIALICILGLVGNGTTIYFLAFSIKKNHFTTFILNLSIADFGVITSLITAAIFVTVFTMSHQTYLINAFFFLLFEFFFFTYSASQFLLTAISLDRCVAVHFPLWHRCHRPPYLSRLVCGLIWILSFLLSMMHFILHQTRTYGSSPLFYQLIVNGLLCTPLMVMSSVTLWIYIRSKMQRNQRKLLTTILLALLFFLLFSLPMNVFYVMEYLVSYNPLLLTIGVGCGTLNSSINPLLYFLVGRKKRGKDQLRASYKVALQRVFKDEKGSTEEQETTNKSQL, from the exons ATGGAGCAGCTATTTAATTACTCAGAAG GTAATGCATCAAACCAATCCCTAGTAGGCTTCTCCCCTGTGATTCAGGGAATACGTGA GATACAGAATGAATTTCAAATTCCTCTAAGTCCTGAGAGTGGTTCTGAAGTGGTCGAATTGCCTATCAGTACTACTGGAATTGCTCCAAATGTTTCTAAAATACcagaaattttttcttcttcttatgatCAACTGTTTGATAATTTAACACAAAATCTTCTCAATGGCTTCATTGCCCTTATTTGCATTTTAGGCCTGGTGGGAAATGGAACAACAATTTATTTCCTGGCCTTTTCCATTAAGAAGAATCATTTCACCACTTTCATCCTGAATCTCTCCATCGCAGATTTTGGGGTCATCACATCCCTCATTACTGCAGCTATATTTGTGACAGTGTTTACTATGAGTCACCAAACATACCTTATCAATGCCTTTTTCTTCTTACTTTTTGAGTTCTTTTTCTTCACCTATTCTGCCAGTCAGTTTCTGCTGACGGCCATCAGCCTGGACAGGTGTGTGGCTGTTCACTTCCCTCTCTGGCATCGCTGCCATCGTCCTCCATATTTATCCAGACTTGTTTGTGGCCTCATCTGGATCCTCTCCTTCCTGCTCTCTATGATGCACTTCATTCTCCACCAGACCAGAACCTATGGAAGTTCACCTTTGTTTTACCAGCTGATTGTGAATGGTTTACTTTGTACGCCTCTCATGGTTATGTCTTCTGTGACTCTCTGGATTTATATAAGGTCTAAAATGCAACGCAATCAAAGGAAACTTCTTACTACCATCTTACtggctctccttttcttcctcctgttttctctcCCAATGAATGTCTTTTATGTCATGGAATATTTGGTTTCCTATAATCCCCTCCTCCTGACCATTGGGGTAGGATGTGGCACTCTCAACAGCAGCATCAACCCTCTTCTTTATTTCTtagtggggaggaagaagagaggaaaagatCAGCTCAGAGCATCTTACAAGGTTGCTCTGCAAAGAGTCttcaaggatgagaagggaagcacCGAAGAGCAGGAAACCACaaataaaagccaattatga
- the LOC131194183 gene encoding proto-oncogene Mas-like, whose product MRPADLTLGSRENDKTGARRQAAGRAAKRHRSRGLPAAVQPPPTWPPAFAVRCRKTNSGSVLGNREFKKAQGPRSRWPGRWIQNEFQIPLSPENGSEVVDLPFSTTRIAPNVSKIPENFSSPYDQLSDNLTENLFNGFIALICILGLVGNGTTIYLLAFSIKKNHFTTFILNLSIADFGIITSLITGLIFRSVIILNHQTYLSNVFFFLLFEFFFFTYSASQFLLTAISLDRCVAVHFPLWHRCHRPPYLSTLVCSLIWILSFLLSMVQFIVHHTRDFGGSPLVYQLIVNGLLCTPLMVVSSVTLWIYIRSKMQRNQRKLLITILLALLFFLLFSLPMNVFYSIKYLVPYNPLLLTIGVGCATLNSSINPLLYFLVGRKKKGKDQPRASYKVALQRVFKDEKGSTEEQETTNESQL is encoded by the exons atgaggcccgCAGACCTCACTCTCGGTAGCCGAGAGAATGACAAGACCGGGGCccgaagacaagcagctgggcgagcggctaAACGGCATCGTAGCCGAGGACTTCCAGCCGCTGTtcagccccccccaacatggccgccggcGTTCGCCGTTCGTTGCCGGAAAAcaaactccggctccgtactcggcaACCGGGAGTTCAAAAAGGCCCAAGGACCTCGCTCCCGGTGGCCGGGAAGATG GATACAGAATGAATTTCAAATTCCTCTAAGTCCTGAAAATGGTTCTGAAGTGGTCGACTTGCCTTTCAGTACTACTAGAATTGCTCCAAATGTTTCTAAAATACCAGAAAATTTTTCTTCTCCTTATGATCAACTGTCTGATAATTTAACAGAAAATCTTTTCAATGGGTTCATTGCCCTTATTTGCATTTTAGGCCTGGTGGGAAATGGAACAACAATTTATCTCCTGGCCTTTTCCATTAAGAAGAATCATTTCACCACTTTCATCCTGAATCTCTCCATTGCAGATTTTGGGATCATCACATCCCTCATTACTGGACTTATATTTAGGTCAGTGATTATTCTGAATCACCAAACATACCTTAGCAATGTCTTTTTCTTCTTACTTTTtgagttctttttcttcacttaTTCTGCCAGTCAGTTTCTGCTGACGGCCATCAGCCTGGACAGGTGTGTGGCGGTTCACTTCCCACTCTGGCATCGCTGCCATCGTCCTCCATATTTATCCACTCTTGTTTGTAGCCTCATCTGGATCCTCTCCTTCCTGCTCTCTATGGTGCAATTCATTGTCCACCACACCAGGGACTTTGGAGGTTCACCTTTGGTTTACCAGCTGATTGTGAATGGTTTACTTTGTACGCCTCTCATGGTTGTGTCTTCTGTGACTCTCTGGATTTATATAAGGTCTAAAATGCAACGCAATCAAAGGAAACTTCTTATCACCATCTTGCtggctcttcttttcttcctcctgttttctctcCCAATGAATGTCTTTTAtagcattaaatatttggttcccTATAATCCCCTCCTCCTGACCATTGGGGTAGGATGTGCCACTCTCAACAGTAGCATCAACCCTCTTCTTTATTTCTtagtggggaggaagaagaagggaaaggatcAGCCCAGAGCATCTTACAAGGTTGCTCTGCAAAGAGTCttcaaggatgagaagggaagcacGGAAGAGCAGGAAACCACAAATGAAAGCCAATTATAA